From Lolium perenne isolate Kyuss_39 chromosome 5, Kyuss_2.0, whole genome shotgun sequence, a single genomic window includes:
- the LOC127302112 gene encoding small ribosomal subunit protein uS19-like gives MEVVKQGFAYIGLRFATHAVHTAIASHQQQADHAEFPSSDIQVSLEVAAGAQPKKTTLRKFSYRGVVVDALLDMSMDYLFQMS, from the exons ATGGAGGTCGTCAAGCAGGGCTTCGCCTACATCGGCCTCCGCTTCGCTACCCACGCCGTCCACACCGCTATCGCATCACACCAGCAGCAAGCCGACCATGCTGAGTTCCCCTCG TCGGACATACAAGTCAGCCTCGAGGTGGCCGCCGGTGCACAACCCAAGAAGACGACGCTCCGCAAGTTCAGCTACCGTGGCGTGGTCGTTGATGCCCTCCTCGACATGTCCATGGACTACCTCTTCCAGATGTCCTGA